The DNA sequence TTGCTGAGAAGGAGGACATGGCATGTGGAAACGTGACAAAAGCTAGACGTTTCCTTCTATGATGGAAGTGCTAGTACAAAACGGAATTCAGATACTATCTCTCATAAGTCATAACACACACTGTTCTCGAGATTATTTGAAATGAAAGGAAACTCTGCGGCCTAACATACGTAACATAGGCCAAGTCATGTGTTAATTTGTTCACTAtgttaaatttcaaaaatattttttgatatcttttttgatgacttgttattttatattcagATATTGGCTGGGCTATTGCTTAGAAATATTAGAGATCAGCAAATGTGTTATAATAATTGAACTGGTTATACTGTGTTGTTGCATCATAATTTTTACTAGTTCTCTCCAGTAAAACATAAAGATCTAGAAGAACTTTGAGATGCCAACGGACAACTTCATTTGCTATTAGCTAATTGATCTATTTTAGAATGGTTTCAGCACATACTAAATTTTGTTTACTAAGTTCATCTTTTAAACTTAGGTAAACAATGTTGGAACAAATACCAGAAAGCCAACAATTGAGTACACTGTGGAAGAATACTCAAAAATAATGACTACTAACTTGGACTCTGCATACCATCTATGCCAacttgcatattctcttctcaaaGCATCTGGAAATGGGAACATTGTGTTCATTTCCTCCGTTGCATCTACGACAAACGTAGGTTCTGGATCCTTATATGCAGCGAGTAAAGGTTAGTTGATGTCTCTAGTTGTGTCATTATTTGCTCAAACATGACAGATTACAAACTATCCGAAAAATATTGTCTAAAAAAAACTCGCTTCCTTATTTTCAGCGGCAATTAATCAGCTTACCAAAAATCTTGCTTGTGAATGGGCAAAAGACAGTATAAGGACAAACTGTGTTGCACCCTGGTATACAAAAACATCACTTGTGGAACATGTAATGCTCTTATACCCTGTTAAGTTTTGATGTGGTTTATCTCTATTCCAATTAACTAACCATTTTGTCTTTGTAAGTTATGATCTATACCCTCCTTACACATTCGTACAGAAGCCTGATCGATCTGTATGATTACTTTTTCAAAAGACAATCCCTATCTTCATAACTTGGATTTCTAATTATCGTTTACCTTCCTACAGTTGCTGGAGAACAAAGGCTTTGTAAATGAAGTAATATCTCGAACGCCGATAAATCGGATAGCAGAAGCACATGAAGTATCATCCTTGGTGACTTTCCTTTGCCTGCCTGCTGCTTCCTATATCACTGGACAAATTATTGCTGTTGATGGAGGTTTTACTGCCAATGGATTTGAGCCTAGCATGAGAATAACTTAACCCAAAGTTTTATGTTGCAATGAAGTTTAACCTAAGATCTTTTgcattttatttaaatcattgCCACATGACAAGATTACTGTTAGTAGCCTAAACAAGAATTATGTGGTTGAATTTTCTTAACTATTTTTACTTATAATTCATAGGGTCTTGCTAATATGTACTCTAAAGTACAGTCTATGaatatcataaaataaaataatttatagaagttattaaaaagaattttttatatttccaATGTATTAAATAcatcaaaaattttatttgatagGCTCGTAACTTAGGTAAACAGTGTTGGAACAACTATGTCACTGCTGAAGAATGACTACTAACTTGACTCCAAATACCATCAATGCCAACTTGCATCCTCTTCTCAAAGCATTTGGAAACGGAAGCGTTGTGTTCATTTCCTCTGTTGCAGCTCTAACAAGCATAGATTCTGGAACCGTTTCTATGCTGCCTTCTTAGTTTACAAAAAATCTTGCTAGTGAATGGGCAAAAGACAATATAAGGAGCATGTAATGAACTTATATTCAGCTAATTTAACCATGctccttatatttttttaatgtacaTGTATTATATGATAAATACTAACGTTTATTGGGTTTAGTCTGGGCCAAATAAGTGATACTTATCAAAATATATTGctgaaaaaaaaatggcttcTACTCTGGGCCTTGTAATTTGTTTATTTACCAATTTGTTCATGGATGTCATTAGGTCCTTTatcgaaaaaagaaaagaaaagaaatgaaacaggcttagctcaaaaaccatgtgcCTTTTAATATGCTGCACCTGGGTTCAAGCCTTGGTGAGTGCATCAAGTATTGAATATGaatcttaattatttataaacaTCCTCATAATATTGTCACGCTTCCACTGACGGTTGTTCCTCCTGACTCCTGAAGTCATATAAGAAATATCTCTCAGTATTAAAGAACAATATTCCTATTAGTGGTTAAATTAGCTGGGGAATGGTTGTTTAATTCCCGCAGTTATTCAGCGCAGTACTAGTAATAGATTAAATGATAATGTAAGACTTTTAAGAGATTAGGATGATACGATTCATGACATCACTTGTAGGAGtagttttaaaacaaaattctaCGGCGGTTCCACCTCATGGACCATGTTTATTTCATTCTTATTCATCACAAGATGTAAGAATTCTACGCTTTCGACAAACTTTTTGTCCTAATTTCAAACAATTAGATCACACAATGCGTTCATTCCTACCAAATCTACCGTGTTCCGAAAGACATCCTAAACTATTGTCTTTCCTTCAACTACTACTACTGCTGCCATTATCATGTTGAAAGACATTGGTTTTGACCTTTTTCATCATATTGTGCAAGTGGTAAACCATGTCAATAACCTACTGTTATTGACTATACTCATGTATAAACCTTTTTAGCAATAATATTTATAAGATTTTTTAATCATGTTATATGACTAAAATTTTGTAATCAATATATTACGTACAACTATAAgattaaaagaaaaggaaatttttttaaaattttccagGATCAAAagttttattgctttatatTTTCCTATATAGACCTACATTCCAATCAGTTATTAAAGATGTttatatagtatagatttttcAATATGTTCTAATAAAACGTTAAgggaagaaaaaagaaattaatatgATACCCGTTTCTTATCCACTTCACAAATAGATAAGCttgttgtgttttttttttttttcccttaaaTAAAAAAGGGAAACAAGTATCCAAACTGAACTTGGCAACTGGTGCTCTCGAAGCATGTTTCCGCTAGTTAAGTTTTGAATACATTATTAAATATCAACTCTAAATTCTTAATCCTAATCATTTGAGatcatatatattttaattttttatcttttaaaataatatattcttaagacttaaaaaataaaaaagatagagACTatcacaaaaatatttataatatttttaaataaaaatatttgatcttattcattaaataaagtattatgtattaaattttaatacgtgacataaataaaaaatattattatatttttgaaatcgTTATTTTGACTTTGTACTaaattttaccaaatttttaacagaaattttattaaaatactatttctaatttatctttttatttttttataaattttataatattatttttgtttttattttattgttattttgatattttttattttatgaatacgagttgaactttattttataatttttttaataattcttttttatttatattttaatatatccatttttattattaattgtttCATTTTCAGTCTAAAAATTCTCAtgtcattttttaatttttgaataaattttattgtaaaattaagatttaaaaaaattgttttgtattgatttaagaAATTCAACATCATTTGAATTAACATTAGTTAGAATCATCAGTATttagtttattcatttaaataatttaattatttcttttcttaaatattttaatttatttgttgattcaattttatttataatttacgTTTTTATTATTAATCCACGTTTTTTAAAATACGTTTTTTATTGTGACCAAATAAATAactttagaaaaaataatttttgtcgTGTTTATATGAGTGATGGCAAAAAAAgcattat is a window from the Arachis stenosperma cultivar V10309 chromosome 3, arast.V10309.gnm1.PFL2, whole genome shotgun sequence genome containing:
- the LOC130970409 gene encoding tropinone reductase homolog At5g06060 — its product is MANPDSSSRSSRWSLKGTTALVTGGTRGIGHAVVEELAEFGASVYTCSRNQEELNACLKQWKEKGFSVYGSVCDASSRTQREKLIEQVASTFNGKLNILVNNVGTNTRKPTIEYTVEEYSKIMTTNLDSAYHLCQLAYSLLKASGNGNIVFISSVASTTNVGSGSLYAASKAAINQLTKNLACEWAKDSIRTNCVAPWYTKTSLVEHLLENKGFVNEVISRTPINRIAEAHEVSSLVTFLCLPAASYITGQIIAVDGGFTANGFEPSMRIT